The Bernardetia sp. ABR2-2B DNA window CACAAAGAAACAAGAATTGCCAAAAGAAGAAAGAAGTAATTCCTATATATTTCCTTTAAGTCTAATTTTGGGTTTTGGAGTAAGTATTTTTCCTTCTTTCGTTTTTGAAGGTTTTTGGGCTAAAATATTATTCATTACAACTGTAATATTACTTATTTATTCATGTATTAGCATTTATTCATTTTTCAAAACTATAACGAGAAGTGTAGAAAGTGAGAATGAGACTATCACTTCATTAGAAAATTTAGAAGATAAAGCATCCAAAATAGAAACTTTAGTTACCTTTGGTATTTTCAATCATAGTTTGTTTTTTTATTTTGAGCAGATTCAACAAGGTGTTTTTATAGAACTAGTACGAATTAGTGGGATAGAAATTCAATATCAATCTAGTCGTTGTGTTAATTTAATTCTGAAAAAAAATATACAAAATAATAAAGAAATCACTATTCCTTTGATTTTCTCAAAAAAAGAACGAATAACTACTTTTTTGATACGATTAGCTAAAACAAAAAAAGGAGTTTCAAATCATTCACAGGTTAAACTAACTAATTTTCCTATTGATAGAATTCGTTTGTTGAAAAGAAAATTGATGCTTTATACAGATATTATTTTCGAAGAACCTAAAAAAATAGAACCCAAAAAAGAGTTGATTCGCTATAAACCAAAAGCTCAAAATGTATCTGTTTCGCTAGAAAAGTTAAGCAATCCAGTAAACTTAACAAAAAGCCAAAAAGTATCTAAACAAAGTAAAAATAGAAATCATCATCATCAGAATCGTCATCAAACTCAATACAAGAATTATAAGAGGAGATAAAATGTTAGTATATTCTTTTTAATTTTCGGTTTGCCCTACTTTTAATTAAGAGCAGTACCGAAAATTAAAAAAAACAGTTGAGTTTAAGTATTTAATTTACTCAAAATAAGTGTAAGTCGTTTCAAAAGAAAAGGCTTTTTGTTTAGTACTACTGTCTTTGTACCAATACTCTGAACTTAATATTCCTTTTTTGTTGCAGTCAAAAGTTATAATAGACTGTCTCTCTCCATTTTTGCCATATGTACTTTTACATTGTATCAAGCAGCCATCTTCTGAATATTCGTACTCTTTCTTTGTATTATAATCTTCATTTCCCAAGTTATGAGTTTCTCGTCTTTTTAACTTTCCATTTTCATAAAAAAATAAACGCTTATTTTCACGTCCATTATAATGAAGAGTAGATTCAGAAATCATATTTCCTAAAGAATCATAGAGATAAGTAGTGGTAGAAGCCGTTTCAGTAGTTGTCCATGTCATTTTTGTTTCTATCAGATTATTATTTTCATCATATTTATAGTTTTCAATACGATTATTCAAACTCGTCTGTTGAGGAGCATTAAGGTGTTTGAAAATAGCTTTTATTTTATTTCCCTTATCATTATATTCAAATTTGGTAGATAAACTAGGTTCTTTGTCTTCTTTTTTAAGAAATTCTAAAGTTTCAATTAATCTATTTTCTTTGTCGTATTTATAGGTAAGTTTACTTGTTCTGTCTGTGTAGCCCAAAAAATTCAACTTGGCAGAATCTTCTTTATTTTGTGGCTGGTCTTTATAATTTTCAATTTCTTCAATCAATCTACCTTTTTTATCATATTTATAAGTATATTCTTGTGAATAAAGCATTACATCAAACAAGCGAAAGTATTTTTCTCTCAAAATATTTCCATTTTTATCAAATTCAACTTTCCCTACTTCCATAGAATCATATCTCTCTGCTTCTGAAATACTATTAAAAATAGTAGAAATAGAACGAATACGATGCTTTTTGATAAGTGATGAATCATTACGAACTGGATAATCTTGACTAAATGCAAAATTTGTAGATATTAAAAATAGTAAAATTGCTAAGAATGAGATTTTCATTTTTTAATAAAATTTGTTTTAAATTAATTCGATAATCGGTAAAGTTGCACAAAAAAAGTTAATTTCTACTTCAATAAACCACAATTTGTAAGTCTGAAAGTATATTTGTTACTTATTGTCTTTACAATTCCTAGACCCTAAGGGTTTTCAGAAACCCTTAGGGTCTGATATTTTTCACACACAATTTATTTTTATGAACTTACTTACCAAACCGTCAAACTGGATTTTGGCAGCTTTTGCTTTGCTGTTTGCCTTTCCAGTTTTGGGTCAAAATGAAACACAAGACACACAAACAGATGACAAAAATCCTCTTTGGATGCGTTATTCAGCTATTTCTCCCAACGGACAAAACATTGCTTTTTGCTACAAAGGCGATATTTATAAAGTAAACACAGATGGAGGACGTGCTTCTTTACTTACTTTACATGAAGCTTATGACGTAATGCCAGTTTGGTCGCCAGATGGCAAAATGATGGCTTTTGCTTCTGACCGTTTCGGAAATCACGATATTTTTGTGATGAATGCAGATGGTGGAGAACCAAAACGCCTAACGGTACACTCTTCTAATGACAAACCTGTTGCCTTTTCAAATGATGGAAAGTTTGTCTATTTCAATGCTTATCGTATGCCTACACAGAAAGATGCAGCTTATCCTTTTGGTGGTTTTGAGCAGCTTTACAAAGTAGCAATTGATGGTAATTCTCGTCCAGAAATGATAATCAATGAAACTACACAAAAAGGAAACTTTAATGCAGCAGGTAACAAACTCGTTTATGAAGACCGTAAAGGCTATGAAAACGAGTGGAGAAAACACCATATTTCAAGTGTTGCAAGAGATATTTGGGTGTATGATATGACGACTAAAATCCATACTCAACTTACAGAAAATAAAGAAGAAGACCGTAATCCGATTTGGGTAGGCGATGATATTTACTTTTTGAGTGAAAAAGGAGGCGTAGAGAATGATAAAGTTTCTATGAATATTTTTAAAATGTCTTCTAATGACCCAAGTACACAAACAAAGGTTACAAACTTAGAAAATCATCCTGTTCGTTTTCTTTCTGCATCAGAAGACAAAACACTTTGTTTTGGTTATAATGGCGAAATCTATACAATGAAAGATGGTGCAACACCTAAAAAAGTAGCTATCGAAATTTCACAAGACAACCGTTACAACGATATTGTTTATAAGAATCTTCGTGGTGGAGTTACAGATATGGCAGTTTCTTCAAATGGAAAAGAAGTTGCTTTTATTGTTCGTGGCGAAGTTTTCGTAACAGCAGTAGAGAATGGTTATACTAAAAGAATTACAAACACACCAGAGCAAGAACGTAATGTAGATTTTTCTCCAGATGGAAAAGCATTGATTTATTCGGCAGAAAGAAATGGAAGCTGGAATGTTTATCAAACAAAGTTAGGAAGAGAAGAAGAGAAATATTTTTATGCAAGTACAGTTTTGAACGAAACAGCACTTACAAACGACAAAAACGAATCTTTCCAACCTCTATTTTCTCCAGATGGAAAAGAAATTGCGTATATAGAAGACCGTAAAGCATTAAAAGTAATTAATTTGGCTTCAAAAGAAGTACGTACAGTTACTGAAAAACTTTCATATTCTTATTCCGACGGCGACCAATATTATGCTTGGTCTCCAGATTCAAAATGGTTTTTGATTACGTATGAACCAAATAAAGCGTGGATTCCTCAAGTGGGTCTTATTGCTGCAACAGGAAAAGATGCTATCAAAAATCTTACGCAGAGTGGTTATAATGATGCTGCTCCTCGTTTTGCTATGAAGGGTAAAGCTTTTTACTGGCTTTCAGATAGAGAAGGTTTGCGTTCGCATGGTAGTTGGGGTTCAGAATATGATGCCTACATTCAGTTTTTTGAGCAAGATGCTTGGAAAAAGTTTACCATGTCGGAAGAAGAATATGCGCTTTGGAAAGAAATAGAAGGCGATGCAAAAAAAGACGAAGACAAGAAAGAAGATGATAAGAAAGACGAAGATAAAAAGGATGAAAAAGTTGAGCCTTTAAAATTCGATTGGACAGGTTTTGAAGATAGAAAAATTCGTCTGACAAGTCACGCTTCACAAATGAGTGATGCAGCTTTGAGTCCAGATGGAGAAAAGCTATATTATCTAACTTCTTTTGAAAAAGGTGCAGACCTTTGGGTAGAAGATTTAAGAAAAAAAGAAACTAAACTTGTTTTGAAACTTGGCGTAAGAGGTGGAAGCCTAGTAATGGACAAAGAAGGCAAGAATCTGTTTTTGTTAGCCAATGGAAGTATCAAAAAAATAGATTTAGCTACCAACACACCAAAACCAGTTTCTATTGATGCCAAAATGCAACTCAATGCAGCAGCAGAAAGAGAATACATGTTTGAGCATATGTGGCGACAAGTACGTGAAAAATTCTATGTTACAGATATTCACGGTGTAGATTGGGATTTCTATAAAAAAGAATATGCTCGTTTCTTGCCTCACATCAACAACAATTATGATTTTGCTGAAATGGGAAGCGAACTTTTGGGAGAACTCAATGCTTCACATACAGGAACTCGTTACCGTCATTCTGACCCTAATGCTGACCGTACTGCTGTTTTAGGAGCTTTTTATGATGATTCTTATGAAGGAAATGGACTAAAAATAGCAGAAGTTTTGAATAAAAGTCCATTGCAAAAGTCAAACAAAGATGTTGTAGCAGGAGATATTATTCAAAAAATTGATGGTATAGAAATTACGCCTACAATGAATTATCACACGCTCCTCAACCGTAAGGCAGGAGAAAGAACACTTCTTACTATTTTAGATGCAAAAACAAATACAACAAAAGAAGTAATTGTTTTGCCAATAAATACGTGGGAGGAACGCCAACTTTTATATGAACGTTGGGTAACTACTCGTAGAGAAGAAACTGAAAAATTATCTGATGGAAAAGTAGGTTATGTTCACGTAAGAGGAATGAACAGTGATAGTTTCAGAGAGTTGTTTTCGGAGGCTTTGGGTCGTCATGGCAACAAAAAAGCCTTAATTGTAGATACTCGTTTTAATGGTGGTGGCTGGTTACACGACGATTTGGCTACCTTCCTTAGTGGAAAACAGTATTTTGAAATCGTACCAAGAGGAGAAAAAATAGGAACTGAGCCGATGTTTAAATGGAACAAACCTTCTACTGTCTTGATGAATGAAAGCAATTATTCAGATGCTAATATTTTCCCTTATGTCTATCAACACTTAGGCATCGGAAAACTTATCGGTATGCCAGTTGCAGGAACAGGAACGGCTGTTTGGTGGGAGCGTTTGATTGACCCAACTATTGTTTTTGGTATTCCACAAGTAGGAATTATTCGTACCGACGGAAAATATATGGAAAATACAGAGCTTATTCCAGATATTGAAATCAAAAATAATCCTACGCCACAAAGCGAAGGAAAAGATGAGCAGCTTGAAGGTGCTGTAAAAGAAATGTTAGAAGTAACTAAATAATCAATTACGAATTACGTAGCTTTTTTATACTGAAAATTCCCTTTTAGGCTTTTTGCTTTTGAGGGAATTTTTTTGTGGTTTAATACGTATGTATTATATGATATTTCACTCATTAAATATATAAGACAGCTATATGACAAACAGACATCATTACTTACCCGAGTTTTACA harbors:
- a CDS encoding S41 family peptidase, which gives rise to MNLLTKPSNWILAAFALLFAFPVLGQNETQDTQTDDKNPLWMRYSAISPNGQNIAFCYKGDIYKVNTDGGRASLLTLHEAYDVMPVWSPDGKMMAFASDRFGNHDIFVMNADGGEPKRLTVHSSNDKPVAFSNDGKFVYFNAYRMPTQKDAAYPFGGFEQLYKVAIDGNSRPEMIINETTQKGNFNAAGNKLVYEDRKGYENEWRKHHISSVARDIWVYDMTTKIHTQLTENKEEDRNPIWVGDDIYFLSEKGGVENDKVSMNIFKMSSNDPSTQTKVTNLENHPVRFLSASEDKTLCFGYNGEIYTMKDGATPKKVAIEISQDNRYNDIVYKNLRGGVTDMAVSSNGKEVAFIVRGEVFVTAVENGYTKRITNTPEQERNVDFSPDGKALIYSAERNGSWNVYQTKLGREEEKYFYASTVLNETALTNDKNESFQPLFSPDGKEIAYIEDRKALKVINLASKEVRTVTEKLSYSYSDGDQYYAWSPDSKWFLITYEPNKAWIPQVGLIAATGKDAIKNLTQSGYNDAAPRFAMKGKAFYWLSDREGLRSHGSWGSEYDAYIQFFEQDAWKKFTMSEEEYALWKEIEGDAKKDEDKKEDDKKDEDKKDEKVEPLKFDWTGFEDRKIRLTSHASQMSDAALSPDGEKLYYLTSFEKGADLWVEDLRKKETKLVLKLGVRGGSLVMDKEGKNLFLLANGSIKKIDLATNTPKPVSIDAKMQLNAAAEREYMFEHMWRQVREKFYVTDIHGVDWDFYKKEYARFLPHINNNYDFAEMGSELLGELNASHTGTRYRHSDPNADRTAVLGAFYDDSYEGNGLKIAEVLNKSPLQKSNKDVVAGDIIQKIDGIEITPTMNYHTLLNRKAGERTLLTILDAKTNTTKEVIVLPINTWEERQLLYERWVTTRREETEKLSDGKVGYVHVRGMNSDSFRELFSEALGRHGNKKALIVDTRFNGGGWLHDDLATFLSGKQYFEIVPRGEKIGTEPMFKWNKPSTVLMNESNYSDANIFPYVYQHLGIGKLIGMPVAGTGTAVWWERLIDPTIVFGIPQVGIIRTDGKYMENTELIPDIEIKNNPTPQSEGKDEQLEGAVKEMLEVTK